One segment of Cydia fagiglandana chromosome 12, ilCydFagi1.1, whole genome shotgun sequence DNA contains the following:
- the LOC134669248 gene encoding uncharacterized protein LOC134669248 — translation MHVNLSLVFFVCGLMELGRAGVSDSASRVLSRKRRYVTFPEGSSFSCAGCMTVGMIGQPAPSSAPGTFNFGLNWGIAYELPNATETLAAYHRKYRLGKPAAQRRSRRDLYEKLEAILNNMGYSGRQCILKTLCETTQRIVPHGQNMVEEMFRTLFTLPMSKVLPEEPIEHAIYDSAHRLGVLLENCDMYTCPLSLVDLAQGYYSTPPANVDPMSPWAAFNGNFG, via the exons ATGCATGTAAATCTTAGTTTGGTTTTCTTTGTGTGTGGTTTAATGGAATTGGGCAGGGCCGGAGTCAGCGATTCTGCTTCGAGAGTGCTGTCTAGAAAACGGCGGTATGTTACGTTCCCTGAAGGCTCCAGTTTCTCG TGCGCCGGTTGCATGACAGTCGGGATGATCGGCCAACCGGCTCCGTCCTCAGCTCCAGGGACCTTCAACTTCGGGCTGAACTGGGGCATCGCCTACGAGCTGCCCAACGCCACAGAGACCCTGGCGGCGTACCACAGGAAGTACAGGCTTGGTAAGCCGGCGGCGCAGAGAAGGAGCAGGAGGGACTTGTATGAGAAGCTGGAAGCTATTCTCAATAA TATGGGGTACAGCGGCCGGCAGTGTATTTTGAAAACCCTGTGTGAGACTACGCAGCGTATTGTCCCGCATGGTCAGAACATGGTGGAAGAGATGTTCAGGACTCTTTTTAC ATTACCAATGTCAAAAGTCCTTCCCGAGGAGCCGATCGAGCACGCCATCTACGACTCTGCACACCGCCTGGGCGTCCTTCTCGAAAACTGCGACATGTACACGTGTCCTCTCTCGCTGGTAGACTTGGCCCAGGGCTATTATAGTACACCACCGGCTAACGTCGACCCAATGAGTCCGTGGGCCGCGTTCAACGGTAACTTCGGTTAA